One Hydrogenimonas thermophila DNA window includes the following coding sequences:
- the dapA gene encoding 4-hydroxy-tetrahydrodipicolinate synthase translates to MSKTIIGAMTALITPFKNGKVDHEQFAKLIKRQIDNGIDAVVPVGTTGESATLSHDEHKECIETAVSVCKGTDVKVVAGAGSNSTHEAIDLAQFAQKAGADAILSVCPYYNKPTQEGIYQHYKAIAESVEIPVMLYNVPGRTALDIAPDTVFRLFDEVSNIYAIKEATGSMERTLHLKAKRPNLAVISGDDAINYPIMSTGGNGCISVTSNLLPNLIADLIHSAQNGDYATSKTISDQLYDINKVLFIESNPIPIKAAMYIAGLIENLEYRLPLTPPTAEHMRQIETVIKQYEIPGVN, encoded by the coding sequence ATTAAACGTCAGATCGACAACGGTATCGATGCTGTTGTTCCTGTTGGAACTACCGGCGAAAGTGCAACACTTAGTCATGATGAGCATAAAGAGTGTATTGAAACAGCAGTAAGTGTATGCAAAGGAACAGATGTTAAAGTTGTTGCAGGAGCAGGAAGCAACTCTACTCACGAAGCAATCGATTTAGCACAATTTGCTCAAAAAGCAGGTGCAGATGCTATTCTTTCTGTGTGTCCATACTATAATAAACCTACGCAAGAAGGTATATATCAACACTATAAAGCAATTGCAGAATCTGTTGAAATTCCTGTAATGCTATACAATGTACCAGGAAGAACTGCTCTAGATATCGCACCAGATACAGTCTTTAGACTCTTTGATGAAGTTAGCAATATTTATGCAATCAAAGAGGCAACAGGTTCAATGGAAAGAACACTGCATCTAAAAGCTAAAAGACCAAACCTTGCAGTTATAAGTGGTGATGATGCAATAAACTACCCTATTATGTCAACAGGTGGAAATGGTTGTATTTCTGTAACATCAAACTTACTTCCAAATCTCATAGCTGATCTTATCCACTCAGCACAGAATGGAGACTATGCAACATCTAAAACAATAAGCGATCAACTTTATGACATAAATAAAGTTCTATTTATAGAGAGTAACCCTATTCCAATCAAAGCAGCTATGTACATTGCAGGTTTGATAGAAAACTTAGAGTATCGTTTGCCTCTAACACCTCCGACTGCTGAACATATGCGTCAAATAGAGACAGTTATTAAACAATATGAAATTCCTGGAGTAAATTAA